ATAAAACATGTCATGGCTTGTAAAATTGCAATTTATGCTTAAAAGTGTAATTCAAATAATTTAGAGCCATATTTCTAGCAAAGACTACTAAGGCTAGTTAGATACAAACTGAAGGAATAAAAATATAACTCACAGGTTAGCTGGGTGCTGGGAGATAAAGTGGAAATTTATCTTTCCACGAAATGCCTATGGCTAGCTATATCAATTTAGAAAAAAGGTTCTACTATTGGCTAGCTACTATTGGCtggttttatgctagctagaaAATATACCTAGGTTCATCGAAACTGGGAAGCATCAAAGAGCTTTATACACACTAAGCTGCTCTTCTCCAAATGTTcttgtaaaaatttatttggaaGGAATGAAGTAAGGAAAAATGCATTTGCCGTTTTTTTACTTTGCCAAAATGAATTTCCTTTTTTCCTTCTTCTCTTGCTTTAAAGAGGCTACGACACGGCTGTTGGTCTTCGTCTTTAGTGAGTTGCACGGAAGTCGAGCAAATGGCGGTCGAAagatcactgaggacaaaaacaacaacttaaatcatcttaaatataaTATTGGGCATCCAAATATCACTGAAAATGGCAGAAAAGCTCCCTATATTTATTGGATATCCAAATAATTTATTCGATATAAGTGCTTGCCTTGCTTCAAACCTtttgaactagctagctagctatatccttcGAAACTTCACATAGAAACATATTAGTTTAGCTATTGTACATAAAGTCAGtctgacaacaacaacaatgactttaaaatctttttagacgCATTATTTACCTTCTTCGAGCTAGTAACAttgtattaaatatattttaaagacgTTAGCTTTTTTCACGGCCAAAAAGAATACGaaataaaatttcttcttttttcagaaaattagCGAATTTCTTAGTGACGTAAAAGGATTCGCTTGCTAATCGAATGTTGTGAACTAATGAACgcgtttaaaaaaagatttttccacGATTTTGAAGAAGTGAGCGTCAAAACTGGATTAAAAGACCCTTAATTGTTATTCCTTGGCTTTACTGGGCGCACACACACACTCAATTTAAATTAATGTATAGATTTGTGACATAAATATCATTATTCCTGGCATtcttaagaatttaaatttattttaaaattaggaaaatgacttattttaccATGTGAACTCATCCAAAAATTTTGCCTCCAAAACCTGTCCTTAGTCAGGACACTTTGACACTGAAAATGATTAGGGTTAAAAGAAGGGATATTTATCTACGAACTGTTTTGTACATAATaacataaaagtaaaaaaaaagagtgCATGCTAAAgtcttttacattttaaaaacacgGCGAGTAAATGATAAACAAATATGAGgcttaaatcaaaattttgacctTGGAAACTTaagcacaataaaaaatggagaaTGTGCCCATGTGGtttagattttaaattaattcttgcagttttaaatcaataatttagagaaagcttAATCGCAAAAGCTGCTTCCCTTAAAATATATTAACATACAACATTCGACGAAGTTACTTTCGCTGCAAGATATTTGAGGTTCGTCTTAAAAATCGTCTAGTGGAGATTCGCTTTTATGATTTCGTCATTTTTTTTGCCTCGTGaaagtttctttttctaaaGTATCGACTTCACTAAGAGCTGGGAAGTATTAGCTACGGATCAAACAGTTCATAATTTCAATAATTAACGTAAGGCTTTTTTTAAGAACGTTTTAAGAAAAGcaaatttttacaatatcattaaaaaattaaagattatatATGGTTCAATtataaatcatttaaaaattgcagAAAATGTTTTCAGACGGTTACATGCATACGTATTATTACTAAACTAGTCGTTCAGGTTCGCCCGTCTATTATATTTactcgtcgcaacaaagtggataaaaatatatcgcatttgatattcgtgtttccgtaacatcatatcctaactcagcgggggttcgcgcagagacagacagacgactgCTATTATTATGcagatagtcgttagcccgtggaaaaatccacgggttcgcccgtcctttatattcaCCTGTCGCAACAACGTGGACAaaagtatatcgcatttggtactGGTgagcattataaaaatttcgcgATTCCGCTACGGGACGCAGCTCTCGCGGAGACACAGgcaaaatatggctattattaaagagatttattTAGGAGACTAGCTGttaacctgtggaaaaatctacggagTCGTATCTCGCATTTTTgtatcaaaaaaacaaacagacgcacgaacagacagacagacaaaatacggctattactaAAGAGAAGGATCCACGGCTTGGTCATGTATGCTGACGTCATAGATCACCGTAACAGCAAAAAATCTCTTTATAGATCTTCCAAGCAATTTTAGAGATTTCACCTTACACCAGTTGAAATCAAAAATATCATAACAGGGAAATTATATGCCATATTGCACTGAGCCTCTGTTGAGATAACTCAGTTATTATAATTGTGAACAATCTCATAAATTATTCCACAACGAAATACGAAACAAACGTACGTATCTTTTCAAAGTCTGCGCAAATTCTGCGCAAAAAAAGTGGTAATTAACCCGTGATGCTttccaatacacctttcccgagaccatgagtcatactttttttaaactcgtaaaaaaatatgaataccatattttaattcagcatagtttgtttaatttatgtgtaaaagtttaatCTGATACGCCACcagaaagtgctattttgaggagatatatatcacagttaaagtTTTCTTAATGCTCAAATTACTATGtcccgcctcgttttcaaaaagaagttggacatgccacaaatctttaaattagaatagcaggttgtttacttggtgcattgtttcgaaattttctttgtttatgacatttttgataaggaattcaaatctgttgtgcgtttttcataaaactcaacagaaaaagttgcaGCACATCAAAATAATAAGTCTCGGCAAAGGTGTATTCTCTGTCTGTCACAAAAAATGGTATCGCAACTAGCAAGACACACGCAATGTGGTGTACAAAGGGCGGACGAACCTGTAGCTTCtttcacgggccaccgactaatATTTTGGAACAATTAAATTTTGTAATGACAGGCTTAAGGCTGTGTTTAAACCGTATTCCACAAAATTAAAGTTGCTGCAAGAAGAATTTGCAAAATCTTAGTGATGGTATGCTACAATCGTGGTCGCAATAGTTGAGACAAGACAAcgaatttcgaagttcgccaccacaagtacttgcgtaggctcattctatattagattcacacatcttGAACTTGTCAATATTCAGAGTGGACTTAACCCTaacggatcttaggttatttggtaaatacttaattcttaaaatgtgctatttgttgctgacgtcagcaaggccaTTAACGAATTTCGGGGCCTTCGTGGCCCCCGACGTGAATTATGTCGGTGTGCGggcgtgctaaagaatgtgactagcaattttttaaaactctctCCCTGGTCTacttgtgtgcaaaagtagcgatTTTGCAGCCTCTCGGCTGCAGAGTATTGACTATTTGActcttttgtccatatttggatAATAAGTAAAAAACTGCCTCAATATATCTGCCTCAGTCTCAATATATTTGTCCATGATTGTACTTGAAGTTCTAGCGTCAATAAAATTTCAATATTGCGGTTCAGTATGCAacgttattttctttttaaagccgCAGGGAGTAAGAGTAAGCAATCCATCATAGAAAATCCAGAAGAAAAACAGTCACATATACTGGACAGGTTCACACCATTGACAGTGCATTAACTACATTCGACTCCACGCAATTCGGCAAAAATAAAACgtcggcaaaaatattagtcacttggacAAAGGTAAGTCATTTCTTGCagactaaatttttgaatttagtcactaaTAAGGAATAATTGCATAAAACTGATATAAACtgccaaaaagaaagaaaaaacggaGAAAAGGTGGTCGAAAAAAAACTTAGGTCGGAAAAAAAAATGTCGGCAAAAAATTTGGTCGGTAATAAAAAAGTCAGCAAATATTTTAGTCTGCAGAAGAGATTAGTCACCTAGACAAAATTTACTCACTCTTTGtcgacatttttttgtttacagatGAAATTGTGTGTACCCATCATCGCCTCGCATAGGcctcacaaacaaaaacaattcgTCTTATACTTGGTGCTACAAATATTTTAATACGAGTTGATATGTTTTtcccataaaaaaataaaaaaataaaattaaaatctaaaagACAAATTACTTGAAATTTACAGCTTTCTGGGATTGTATCTAAACGTAAAATCTAAACATTTATTTCTACATTTCACTAAGCCTATCATAACTGCTTTTAACTGCTTTACCGGAGAATAATTGACCGATGTCCATAACCTACTATCAACAAGCAATTTTCAAACAGATTTTATGGAGTAATTTTAGGGGCTTGATCTAACAAAAATCACTCATCCATTCAATGCTTTATATCCTAGGAAAAAACGAGTTTGTACAAAATCTTGATTAATATATGTAAGTAAGACAGGTGGGATactcgaatttttaaatttccatATTCAATagctaaaaatgtaaatatatttcctttatgaaaaattatttttttataggaaGTACAAAAAGATAAAGTAACAAATGGGAAATAGCGCCCCCTTTAAATAAGCGCTCGCCTGATAAAAGGGAGCGCTTAATCGAAAACTACCTCtagaaaattttactttcttatattACAAAGACTAACCTTCAtgctattatattttttattcgggtttttttttaaaaaaaaaaaagcgccCATGCAAAAAgccaaaaattaaataagcgcCAAGCGCTTGTTCGGATTATTACGGTATATATTGATAATATTAAAGGATTTTTAAATACatgtaaacaaaattaataatttacaATAAACAGATACCGTTGTTGAAAAAAGacggaacatttttttttgctttgacaGTACTTAGCAGTGTAAAACGGGCTAAAGTGATACTCTCAGCTGTGatgtaaaaagatttaaaatctcaaaaataCTTTTTGCAGATTTAGCGCCCTAATGAGACAGTGGAAACAGATTTGGAAACGTTAAAGATTTAACGCAGCTTAAATGATCATTAACAATACTGACTGAAAtggttaaataaaattatttaagcaacataattatttttaaactagTCATTAAATCCTGAATTATCCGCTGTGCTTATGATACGTCCTGTCTCTCATTGTGAGTGCAGTTTACAAAGGAAATACTAGTTTGAGATGGTTGTACAACAGTCACAAAGGTGTAAAGCAACCCCTCAATAAAATTTGGTTGTACATCTTTCAGCACTAAAAATACTTATATTCATGAAAATTTTAGCGAATCGCACTTGACCAAACAATCCCATAAAATTTGCGAGGATTTAAAAAACGGATATTTTGCTGATGCGCTTTCTCGTGGGTAACAAAAAAGGTGTCATTTCTGAATATACAATTCTGAAGTTATACATGAAGCTTCGGGGAAACATATCAACTTTAAAATATGATTTATGGCTAGGAGTGaggagttaattttttttttcttttctttagcaGAAATAATTTTCCGAACTAATTACTAAGAAAACTCGCGTTAGAAATGAATTTCTTATCAAGCTAAGATCTTTTTGCATGGCAATTTAAATCTGGCATTGAAATATTCAACTTACAAATTCTATCGGAGAAATTAGCTAcataaaattacaaataaaactGCTTAGGCTTCGTGTTGTTAGACATAAACACCAAACCCTCGACTCTGAAGAGAGTGATTACATGGGTGAGCTATATTTCAAGAAATATAATGGAGCATTTTCATTCCAGTCATATATGTTTGTTTTCACCACAATCACAAATCAGACTCGGAAGGTATAGACTTTCTTTTCACTTTGTACGACGCTTTATATACCTTCGAGATCACATTATCGTACGGTTTTAACGAGCGACACATAAGCGGAGCCCATTCCCAAGACCGGAATTTTCTTGGCAACCAATCCGCTTTTTTCTTTTGAAGGATGTTCACCACGCAGATACATACAACGAGAATTACAATTGGTATCATTAGAGCGATAAATATCCTCCAACCAGGCAATGTTAGCGCAAAAATAAGTGTAGGAGCGATAAAGAATACCAGTAATAAGTAAGCCAATGCAAACCATCTGTATTCTGCAGTTGTATTGCCTAGATGCTTTGCTAACCTTATTGGAACTCGTCTCATAACAGGAACCGGATACCAAACAATTATCCCGGTTATATTGAAAAATAAATGGCACAATGCTATCTGTAATGCTAAAGCTAATCGATCACCGGACGACGCGAGAGCTGCTAGTACACCTGTAGCTGTTGTTCCGATATTTGCACCCAGTGTTAATGGATAAACCTTCTTTAATGGAACGATGCCAAGACCAACTAAAGGTGTCAAGGCTGAAGTGAAAATTGAACTTGACTGTACAAGTATAGTCATGCCTGCTCCTACCAGGATAGCAACATATCCTGTTAAGAAACCAAATGGTTTAGGAAATTTTgagttaaaggtttttttaataaccagAGCAATTTGACCTCTTAGCAAGGAATGTAATGTTTTTACAATCAGAACCAAGCAAATGCACAGAATCGCCAAAGCAACGAGTAGCATAATGACGCCGACAACTGTGTCCGACAAACCAGTGCCGTGCAACAGAAACTTGCATTGTCGTTCATGAATTGTTGTGTCCATTGTGGCGTTAAATGTTTCATTGATTTGTTTCACAACTGAAACAGTTTTTCCTTTGTCACACCAGTGTTTTATCAAACTTTTGTCGTCCGCTGATTTGTCTCCTTTAGCAATCTGTTCGATAACTTTTTTGTCAAGTTGAATAACAAGATTTGTAAAcggtttagtaatttttttaagcaaTTCTTTTTTGTATGATTTGTCACCTGGTTCATCGGGATCGGGTAAGGACATCGCTGATATAATAGCCTTTGTTAAGTGATATAAGTACCCAGTTATTACTTCAATTGGCAACAATACAAGAACACATAATATATTAAACATATCGTGAACCGTAGCTCCAGCAAAAGCACGTCGAAATTGTTCTCTGTCGGCAATTTGTCCAATAGCAACAATCGTATTTGTAACACTTGTTCCGATATTTGCACCCATTACAATCGGGATTGCAGGACGTACATTTAAAACTAAAGCATTAACAGATATACAGTTAAAATCATCTCAGAATTTACAAAGAATACTTCCAGGGGGTAATCCTTTTAGACAGCAAAAACTGTCCACAAAGCACAGCCGCACGAAATAGAAAAGTGCGCGAACAATCACGCGAAGTAAAATTGAGCGTGAACAACTGCGCGATTTAAAATTGAACGGGAACAAATGCGCGATGTAAAATTGAGCGCGAACAATCGCGCGAAGTAAAATTGAGCGCGAACAACTGCCCGAAGTAAAAGTGAATTCTTATAAGAGAATACGCTGGTAGGGTTTCTGTTATGTGAAACTTGTTATTATGTCGCAATAaggtgaaaataaaatatattttctaagaACTTACTTCCCGACGCTACCATAGCAACAACAATGGATGTCGTCGTCGACGAACTTTGCAATAACACTGTTGCTAACACGCCAATCATAAGGCCGGCAACTGGATTGCTCACTAATGAATCCGACGCGAAAACTTGCCCTAAAATATGACGTAATGCAATACACCAACTAGAGAAATAATGTTGAGATATGAGCAAATTATGAGCAAAGTGTAAAATAATCAATATTCTGCAGGTGGTTAAGTAATAAGGTTTTTTTTGCTATTCTCCATGGTGATGATAATTACTGAATtttcatatatatttattaGGCACCTGCATGTCAAATATTTAGGTCCAGTACCACCCAGGgcctttgatattggctattacttagCGTTTCTTCAAGCGTATTATGTAAAACCCAGAAATTAtgttaaatatcttttatttggCTGTCAGGAATTTGCTCAAGAACGCAAGCAATTAAATTAAAGCAGATAGTGGATATATTCACACAAATTTCCAACATCCGATAACGTCACAGAAAAGCGTtga
This DNA window, taken from Hydractinia symbiolongicarpus strain clone_291-10 chromosome 15, HSymV2.1, whole genome shotgun sequence, encodes the following:
- the LOC130628551 gene encoding sodium-dependent phosphate transport protein 2B-like isoform X2, yielding MERLDLEEHMLRGVEKEEEEEEKQREDEEQKSDPFEVVQDFRPSGPPWNELDNKDKFMRVLITLLKVIALLVMLYLFICSLSFLSSAFRLLGGKTAGQVFASDSLVSNPVAGLMIGVLATVLLQSSSTTTSIVVAMVASGILNVRPAIPIVMGANIGTSVTNTIVAIGQIADREQFRRAFAGATVHDMFNILCVLVLLPIEVITGYLYHLTKAIISAMSLPDPDEPGDKSYKKELLKKITKPFTNLVIQLDKKVIEQIAKGDKSADDKSLIKHWCDKGKTVSVVKQINETFNATMDTTIHERQCKFLLHGTGLSDTVVGVIMLLVALAILCICLVLIVKTLHSLLRGQIALVIKKTFNSKFPKPFGFLTGYVAILVGAGMTILVQSSSIFTSALTPLVGLGIVPLKKVYPLTLGANIGTTATGVLAALASSGDRLALALQIALCHLFFNITGIIVWYPVPVMRRVPIRLAKHLGNTTAEYRWFALAYLLLVFFIAPTLIFALTLPGWRIFIALMIPIVILVVCICVVNILQKKKADWLPRKFRSWEWAPLMCRSLKPYDNVISKVYKASYKVKRKSIPSESDL
- the LOC130628551 gene encoding sodium-dependent phosphate transport protein 2B-like isoform X3, with the translated sequence MLQERKEKIRMERLDLEEHMLRGVEKEEEEEEKQREDEEQKSDPFEVVQDFRPSGPPWNGQVFASDSLVSNPVAGLMIGVLATVLLQSSSTTTSIVVAMVASGILNVRPAIPIVMGANIGTSVTNTIVAIGQIADREQFRRAFAGATVHDMFNILCVLVLLPIEVITGYLYHLTKAIISAMSLPDPDEPGDKSYKKELLKKITKPFTNLVIQLDKKVIEQIAKGDKSADDKSLIKHWCDKGKTVSVVKQINETFNATMDTTIHERQCKFLLHGTGLSDTVVGVIMLLVALAILCICLVLIVKTLHSLLRGQIALVIKKTFNSKFPKPFGFLTGYVAILVGAGMTILVQSSSIFTSALTPLVGLGIVPLKKVYPLTLGANIGTTATGVLAALASSGDRLALALQIALCHLFFNITGIIVWYPVPVMRRVPIRLAKHLGNTTAEYRWFALAYLLLVFFIAPTLIFALTLPGWRIFIALMIPIVILVVCICVVNILQKKKADWLPRKFRSWEWAPLMCRSLKPYDNVISKVYKASYKVKRKSIPSESDL
- the LOC130628551 gene encoding sodium-dependent phosphate transport protein 2B-like isoform X1 encodes the protein MLQERKEKIRMERLDLEEHMLRGVEKEEEEEEKQREDEEQKSDPFEVVQDFRPSGPPWNELDNKDKFMRVLITLLKVIALLVMLYLFICSLSFLSSAFRLLGGKTAGQVFASDSLVSNPVAGLMIGVLATVLLQSSSTTTSIVVAMVASGILNVRPAIPIVMGANIGTSVTNTIVAIGQIADREQFRRAFAGATVHDMFNILCVLVLLPIEVITGYLYHLTKAIISAMSLPDPDEPGDKSYKKELLKKITKPFTNLVIQLDKKVIEQIAKGDKSADDKSLIKHWCDKGKTVSVVKQINETFNATMDTTIHERQCKFLLHGTGLSDTVVGVIMLLVALAILCICLVLIVKTLHSLLRGQIALVIKKTFNSKFPKPFGFLTGYVAILVGAGMTILVQSSSIFTSALTPLVGLGIVPLKKVYPLTLGANIGTTATGVLAALASSGDRLALALQIALCHLFFNITGIIVWYPVPVMRRVPIRLAKHLGNTTAEYRWFALAYLLLVFFIAPTLIFALTLPGWRIFIALMIPIVILVVCICVVNILQKKKADWLPRKFRSWEWAPLMCRSLKPYDNVISKVYKASYKVKRKSIPSESDL